A single region of the Hylaeus volcanicus isolate JK05 chromosome 5, UHH_iyHylVolc1.0_haploid, whole genome shotgun sequence genome encodes:
- the LOC128877707 gene encoding galactosylgalactosylxylosylprotein 3-beta-glucuronosyltransferase I, which translates to MKSSDLLERRTVGIAEPCHGATTMTASAASVLLIDESDSKLNMWGGLRCNRIFLILFLIHIIAFQTYVYYQEQCKWQEVKENLMSIMTERQELWSELELLVNKEQDVYKLIIKLLEGQGVHGVNRTQELADKPIIYAVTPTFARPVQKAELTRLAQTFLHIPNFHWILVEDSVKKTKLVTQFLQNSGLRYTHLAVATPLNYKLGRTDPNWKKPRGVEQRNAALNWLRDNLKLTDKGIVYFADDDNTYSVKLFHEMEKVQKVGVWPVGLVGGLMVEKPMCDNITNKVIGFNAVWKPDRPFPLDMAGFAINLRLLLENKDALFSYEVEGGYQESEILRQIVTRDELEPLADHCTKVYVWHTRTEPPQLSVEQLLIKKGKRSNIGIEV; encoded by the exons ATGAAAAGCTCCGACTTGCTGGAACGAAGAACAGTCGGCATCGCAGAGCCATGTCATGGCGCGACAACCATGACAGCAAGTGCAGCAAGTGTGTTACTCATCGACGAATCGGACAGTAAACTTAATATGTGGGGTGGTTTACGGTGCAATCGAATCTTCCTAATATTGTTCCTGATTCATATAATAGCATTTCAAACTTACGTAT atTATCAGGAGCAATGCAAATGGCAGGAAGTAAAAGAGAATTTGATGTCGATAATGACAG AAAGGCAGGAATTGTGGAGCGAGTTGGAGTTGTTAGTGAACAAGGAGCAGGATGTATACAAACTCATAATAAAGTTGCTGGAAGGGCAGGGTGTGCATGGAGTTAACAGGACCCAGGAACTCGCAGATAAGCCCATAATCTATGCTGTTACACCTACTTTTGCTAGGCCTGTACAAAAAGCAGAGTTGACTAGGCTAGCGCAGACATTCCTACATATACCTAACTTCCACTGGATCCTCGTCGAGGACTCGGTGAAAAAGACGAAACTCGTCAcgcaatttttacaaaacagTGGTTTGAGGTATACCCACCTCGCTGTGGCAACCCCGCTCAATTACAAGTTAGGGCGAACCGATCCGAACTGGAAGAAACCACGTGGCGTCGAGCAACGAAACGCAGCGCTCAACTGGCTTCGAgacaatttgaaattaaccGATAAAGGGATCGTGTACTTCGCTGACGACGACAATACGTATTCGGTGAAGCTATTTCATGAG ATGGAGAAGGTTCAGAAGGTCGGCGTGTGGCCGGTCGGTCTGGTCGGTGGTTTAATGGTGGAGAAACCAATGTGTGATAACATTACTAATAAGGTAATCGGTTTCAACGCGGTCTGGAAGCCGGATCGTCCATTTCCGTTGGACATGGCTGGATTCGCCATCAATCTGCGTCTTTTACTGGAGAACAAAGACGCGTTGTTTTCCTATGAAGTTGAAGGTGGTTATCAGGAGAGCGAGATCCTGAGGCAGATCGTCACTAGGGACGAACTGGAGCCGCTAGCGGATCATTGCACAAAG GTGTACGTCTGGCACACGCGCACAGAGCCACCGCAACTAAGCGTAGAACAGCTTTTGATAAAGAAAGGTAAACGCTCAAACATAGGTATCGAAGTGTGA